In the Ptychodera flava strain L36383 chromosome 1, AS_Pfla_20210202, whole genome shotgun sequence genome, gtatgtatgtatgtgtatgtgtatgtagaTACTTAAGGATGACAGAATGTTTAAACAGATCATCACTTTCATAACGGCACTAATAGGACTTACATTGCACAGAAAACGTGTACCGTTTAATGCATTTACGGTTTTTTGCATCTTATTTGAATTTATACCGTCACATAGTTTTCGTACATGATTTCACACTCTTACACGTACCGTTCACTGCCTTGCAGGTCCTGTTACAACGATCATGCCTCCGTTAAATTACGTCGGTTGTTTCCAAGACGACGATGGTACCGTGAACGTGAAGGATTTGCCTTATAAAGTACTCACCTTGGCAACCACGATGACGCCGGTCTTGTGCATAGATCATTGCAACACAGAAGGATATCTGTTCGCCGGGTTGCAAGACGGCGATGAGTGTCGTTGCGGTAACACTTACGGACGTCACGGCGAATTGGCCACTTCAGACTCTTGCAACATGCCTTGTGCGGGAGATGCTAGTGAAATGTGTGGCGCTGCTCTGGAAAATTCCGTCTACTCCACTCCAATAGGTTGGTAGAATTTGCAGGAATGAACAATACGGCTAGGCTATCAAACTCGAACTAAGCAATCGAATGGCGCTATACTGTTAAAAAACGTCAAAAAGCGTTTTACCATCCTCACCGTTACGTGAAGATAACGTGAAGATATCATCGCTTGAAAGGCACTTGAGTTTTTTTTGACTTCACTCTTGGGTTACTTAGACATTCGAAATCATTTATGGAGTTATTGTACAGACAATGGGGAATCGTAAGCTTATTTATTTGCGATGTATAGTTACCGTAAGTGGGTCGTagatgaaatttcctaattgtTCGAGGGTAAACCATAGGCAATGCTGTCGACATCGACAAGGTGACCCCCCAACCGTCGTTGCAAGAGCTGTTGCTGTGTGTGACACTTATATGAAAAATGCACAGTATCGGCGACAGCAAATGCGCGTTGAATGGCTACTACGATTACTTTTGGAAATAATCTTGAATTCAGCGCCAACATTTTGATATCACCTTCCGGAAtcgaatgtatgtatgtaggtaatTGATACCAAAATTGTCAAAGAGGGACTTCATTTGAAACAGTCACGTTTGAGGCGTAATTAGGTTCTTGTTTTAACGTCttagttaaggtagtatgcgtctcgaaagtgaaacactGAAGATTTTGCCCAatggaactttcaaccattctgttaCCAGGGGTCAAAgttaaattttggtactggagaaacaaattacccaacatttactgaTTTGGAAATTCAACATTGCTGCCATCCCCGCGTTCACTCTgtaaagaaaaatacaattttctatTTCCGAAAAAGTAAGACGATGAAAACATTCCGTataccaacagctttaaaatgaaccccaaaaagtggtagaccaaaaactATCGTAAAaaagtccgaatgtctgtccggAGGCGCATTCCACCTAATTGAAAAATAagtttattaaccctttgagtgccaaagtcaatttttgtcaccttttaaaGTATCGCCAAATTTTTCTCAGATCAAGACCTTTTTTGTTAGATTTTCCTCAAAGTTATAAAAAAGCTGTAGCCAATGGAAAGTgatttccatttggtccaaaattatctaaATAAAGTtaagaaaattcatgaaaattagtgaaaatgttacactaaaatttttaGCGGAAAAATGACAGAACTCGAAGGGTTAAGTCAACAGCATCCTACAGCAATGATTCTCCTGACCGGTATGCAACCACACATGTGTGAAActaatagtccgtgggctagagggggtctacgtgcaccccccccccacaggataacaaacctgtatttttcagaacccttgggatccctagaatacgaaatagaattttaacagaaaaaatatagggacgcaatagctgttatggtcatgttttgaagggtaccgcaaaatcacgattttccaagccaaatgcattttcgtcaaatctgtcttcttgtaagtcatgtgctgagctcattttttaacataacctcacttgtttggtatcattagaaagggaatttattcctctttaagatgacatattgcattatgcaatatcttctacagtttttgtcaaatataacaaaaacttaccccttaccccaaaatttaacattacaaattacagaaaatctcaaattctaccaattttttagctaggcataataaaaaatgcaatgctttgtctgaaatctgttttatttgatacaaggacatgtcagaattatgaaatggacttttaacagaaaaaatattgggaatctacagctgtaacagtcatattttgaagggtaccgcaaaatcataatgttgcagatttgcatgcatttttgttaaattgttctcttataagttatctgctgagcttgtttttgaatataacctggcttgttatgtatcattagaaagataatctactaatctttagaatgacatattgtaacatgcaatatcttctatagttttcatgatatataaccaaaacttaccccataccccaaagattacattgaaaatttcagtcatagctaaaaccaaattctaccatttttttagcttgacacaaaaaatctggccgttttttgctattaaatctattttatttgttacaaggacatgtcagaattatgaaatagacttttaacagaaaaaatattgggaatctacagctgtaacagtcatattttgaagggtaccgcaaaatcatagtgtagcagatttgcatgcatttttgttaaatttgtcttcttataagttatctgctgagcttgtttttgaatataacctggcttgttatgtatcattagaaagataatttactaatctttagaatgacatattgtaacatgcaatatcttctatagttttcatgatatataaccaaaacttaccccataccccaaagtttacattgaaaatttcagtcatagctaaaatcaaattctaccattttctttacctagacatataaattccggcatttatttgtatgaaatctatttcattcggtaatgggtcatgtcaaaaatataaaatagacttttaacagaaaaaagattggaattctgtagttgtaacagtcagattttgaagggtacagcaaaatctcagtattcctgacttgcgtgcatttttgttgaatctatcgtcttttaagtcatctgctgagcttgtttttgaatataacctggcttgttaggtatcattagtaagattatttactagtctttaaaaagacatattgtaacatgcaatatcttgtacagatttttatgaaatatgaccaaaacttaccccataccccaaaatttacatcgaaaactactgtcatagctaatgtcaaattcaagcaatttatttacgcagacataaaaaattaggcaattttttgtatgaaatctgttttattttgtacttggccatatcagaaatatgaaatgaacttttaacagaaaaaatattgggattctatagctgtaacagctgtattttgacgggtacagcaaaatatcagtattcctgattcgcctgcgtttttgttaaatctgtcatcttataagtcgtctaatgagcttgttattgattataaccgggtttgtttagtatcattgaaaaggtaattaaatagtctttacaatgacatattgtaacaggcaatatcttgtatagttttcatggaatatgaccaaaacgtaccccataccccaaggttatattgaaagtactgtcatagataacatgatcaaattccgtgaatttttagctagacacgataaaaatagctctgtttcggtataAAATCTGtagtatatggtactgggtcatgtcagaaaatagacttttaacagaaaaaatatttggactgtatagttgtaacagccatattttgaagggaaatccaaaatcgcagtaccgcaaactggcaccttttttgttaaattcttctttttgtaagtcatctgctgaacttattttgtgacacaacctggcttgtgaggtatcattagtagggaaatttattcttctttaagatgacatattgatatatacaatgtcattcatagttttcctggaatatggtcaaacttaccccatacccaaaaagttcaaatcacaaattacagcttatcttaaattctaccattttttgctgcacataatacaaaaggcaattcttgtttaaaatctgatttatttgttacaaaagtatgtcacaagtataaaattacttttatatatatcacttttaaggggaagatgatacaatttagtagccatttggatcagttttggagggggaacccatatattgcaaatgtatgtgtttcggcaaatttgcccagatacctgggtacccttccaaatatgatccaaaaggttacaaaatcatattaggttcctgttaaaagttaatttcatatttttaacatacttttttaacaaaaacacatatttcatagattgcatacaagcattgcctttggtatttaaagttaataaattgtaaaaaatggtagaatttcagatttgcagtaatttgctctGTAACcattgggtatggggtaagctttggtcctatttcatgaaactaaACAAGACAttccatattacaatatgtcattttaaagactaataaattacctttctattgatacctaacaagccaggttatgtcagaaatcaagctcagcagatgacttttaagaagacagatttaacaaaaaagcaagcgagttggcaatactgtgattttgcgagacccttcaaaatatgactgttacagctgtagagtcccaatatattttctgttaaagtctatttcatatttctaacTTCCCccataccaaataaaaagatttcatataaagcattgcttatttgttatgtctagctagaaaattggtagaatttgacgatagctacgaaagtaattttcgatataaactttgtgatatggggtaagttttcgtcatattccatgaaaactatataagatatggcatataacaatatgtcattttaaaaagtagtaaattagcttttcaatggtaccaaataaacatggttatgtaataaaataagcacagcagatgacctacaatgggacaaagttaacaaaacacatatgagtctgcactgctgtgattttgcagtactccacagaatatgcctgttacagccatagaataacaatattctttctgtttaaagtctatttcatatttcttacatgttcctgtaccaaataaaatagatttaatagcaaaaacggccagattttatatgtctaggtaaagaaaatggtagaatttgattttagctatgactgaaattttcaatgtaatctttggggtatggggtaagttttggttatatatcatgaaaactatagaagatattgcatgttacaatatgtcattctaaagattagtaaattatctttctaatgatacataacaagccaggttatattcaaaaacaagctcagcagataacttataagaagacaaatttaacaaaaatgcatgcaaatctgctacactatgattttgcggtacccttcaaaatatgactgttacagatgtagattctcaatattttttctgttaaaagtctatttcataattctgacatgtccctgtaacaaataaaatagatttaatagcaaaaacggccagattttttgtgtcaagctgaaaaaatggtagaatttggttttagctatgactgaaattttcaatgtaaactttggggtatgggtaagttttggttatatatcatgaaaactatagaagatattgcatgttacaatatgtcattctaaagattagtagattatctttctaatgaacATACCAAGCCAGGTTATaataaaaaacaagctcagcagataacttataggaagacagttttaacaaaaatgcatgcaaatctgcaacactattattttgcggtacccttcaaaatatgactgttacagctgtagattcccaatattttttctgttaaaagtccatttcataattctgacatgtccatgtatcaaataaaacagatttcagacaaagcattgcattttttatcatgcctagctaaaaaattggtagaatttgagattttctgtaatttgtaatgttaaattttggggtaaggggtaagtttttgttatatttgacaaaaactgaagaagatattgcataatgcaatatgtcatcttaaagaggaataaattccctttctaatgataccaaacaagtgaggttatgttaaaaaatgagctcagcacatgacttacaagaagacagatttgacgaaaatgcatttggcttggaaaatcgtgattttgtggtacccttcaaaacatgaccataacagctattgcgtccctatattttttctgttaaaattccatttcgtattctagggatcccaagggttctgaaaaatacaggttgttatcctgtgggggggtgcacgtagaccccctctagcccacggactataagCTATATTCACTCTGATTGTGCGCTTTAATTTTCCGTTACAGCGCCACCAAATGGCACAGCTTGTCAAGTGGATGGTCTTTTGTTCAACTCCATATGCTATTTTTTCGTTACATCGAAACTGTTATGGGACGAAGCTGAGGACGACTGCGTCGATAGACTCGGTGGCCATCTGGCGGTGATTGACAGCCCTGAGACTCAGGTAGCCACCATCTAAAAATTACGAGCGTAAAGTTGgcatcatcctcatcctcagcctcaggggtcacgcgaaaatgaggatgaggatgacgctacagtgtcagcttcaccggcgtcagatctGATTATTCCCGAAAgcgtctgatggaatgataagtgtaaaaacgactttaaaaatgtgctccaagttacaaatcactgtaaatgttaatcaaaacacagtggggtttgtatttcataatatagTAACCTCTCCTCTTAATATCCTTTTCTCACGATGTAGTTACAACACAACATTCTTAGCCCTAAGTTCGAATACTGTATGTTTAATACGTCAACTTTTCAGGCCTCGAGTCATAGTTATACAAGTTAATTGTAAGTTTTATATGTCCTCTAAATAATCAGGCTTTCATATCgcctctcatggtggcgatttttacacatttcggaccatgtatgcctttttgcaccaattttcgGAAATTCTTAACACAAGAGTGGATACGacaccaacaaacacatccacggatcacggactgaaaattacgaacacTACCAAAAAACTAGTCTTTTTGAGATATTCTAACGATTAAATATTACTGCGAGCCAGTTTATGATGcaaaagaaaattgtgaaagAACGGAGTTGTTATTTTGCGAAGTTCTTGGCGAAGTTCATCATTTATCATTCATCGAGTAGCGTaacttcggcaatcttcggatacgacgctgaagctgacgctgtgtagtgtcattttcagcgtcagctagaaaggtcacctgaggctaaggatgaggatgaggatgacgccaactttaccctcgtctaaatattttaaatgtaatgatatttgataaaaattgaagCGATTCACGAAGGAAAGCCGACTCCCAAGGCTGCATATTTGGGGTTTAGATTTTGTGAGGTATAGCTGAGAATACTCAGTTGACAAAAGAGTTCAAACGCAGCTGACAGATGTCCAATAGAACATTGATACCACGCAATGTTgctaaggccacaaaaaataaaaagtttgtttctcatcctagacatattgtaaaatgatgcggtgacgcggtttttttccttctcaattttcttttattcttcaaccaacaagaacgcgcgcaaaaaaaccatgaaaacaacataggaatgcaggcagagataaatgcacagcagtgttgctttagtatttttgtataatagcaacagttctgtggtttgtgcagcaatgcagttttgacagcttaatataacagtgacatatgtgtacagttatgaatggaatgttagtgtctgttattttgtttacagttttgttttatacagcactgtgttatgtacTATCGTCGCATATTTTTacggttttttttcattttatttcctcatgagcagaaaaaaaaaggttgacgcggcgggtctgaattgacgcgcgcgaggatgagaaacaaactttttatttttcttggcctaacacATTGGTCTAGCCACGCACCATACGATCCCAAGTAAATCGTGGTGTGGTTAAAATGCCATGGCGCAAGATAAAATGATCAACTTTTACACAAGAAAGAGAGGATCAGGTgattgataataatctgagtgTTGCCTTAAAAAGCGCTGGTGTGAACTTTCTCTGCACTCATGTTTTCTTATTGTTAACACTTCGTAAACGGTGCTTAGGACAAAGGAGTATCTTAGAGAAGTCACCAAAAACCACACATATTCACTGAGAGGACACGGTGCGCGTATTGACCCCTCTACCAATTCGATTTAGCTCTGAATGTTTTGtcgttgttgatgttgtttgcTGTACTTTTTTAAGAGCTTGTATCAAGGAATCACACTATGCACACATTTTGCGTCCAACAACATTTCCCTGGCAGACtacaatttgaaagaaaagctGACAATATCACAAAAAGTACAGTTACTTGCAATGTGGACAAAAACTACGAATTTCGTCTGAAATGCATCGTTAACATCAAAGAAGCCCATATTCTCCTTCTCCATTCTAAAATGGAgaatttgaatgcaaagatcgatatatatatatatatatatatatatatatatatatatatatatatatatatatatatatatatatatataaaatataatataaccGAGCCAATTATTTTTCTGACCTAGACAATCTTGTTTTAGATTTTCCCAattatttgatgaaaaactaAAGCCCATGTGAAGTACTGTCAATGTTGTTCCTGATTCAAAATGTCGATGTGGTTCgaaattatcaaataattacGGAATAATTCACAAAAAGTGGTAATGTGTTGCACTACAACTATTTTAGGAAAACTTACAACGCTCAAAGGATTAAGAAAGATCGTGTAAATCCTGTCCTTGTCCTTGTCCTTGGGTGTTTTAGGTATTTCTTGAATACAACATTATGATGATCGGCCACGCCAGCTACTGGTTTGGTATGTACCTTAATACTACGACAAGTACTTACATGTATACTACTGGAGATGCCGCATCGTACACAAAGTGGTTCGGTATGGAGCCGGACCGACCTAATATAATGTCCTGCATAGGTATGTGGAGATTAAATTAAATTACGAATCTTAACACTGCTTTAATTTGTATCCAAATGTTTCAGTAGTTTGCGCACTGGTATGTTATCAAGTAAGTACAAACACACTGCCCACACTAATATaaacccacatacatacatacatacatacatacatacatacatacatacatacatacatacatacatacatacatacatacatacatacatacatacatacatacatacatacatacatacatacatacatacatacatacatacatacatacatacaaccacacatacatacatacatacatacatacatacatacatacatacatacatacatacatacatacatacatacatacatacatacatacatacatacatacatacatacatacatacatacatacatacatacatacatacatacatacatacatacaaacatacatacatacataaatacatacatacatacatacatacatacatacatacatacatacatacatacatacatacatacatacatgcatattaattgttttgtttgaaCACATTTGTTAttactctctctctccctctgtatatatatatatatgtgtgtgtgtatatatatatatatatatatatatatataatatattagtatatatatatatatatatatatatatatatatatatatattatgattGAGCGTAAAGAATgatataaaatcaaatttcgaTGCAAAACGTAGTTAATTCGTTGTAAAATTATTGGAAGAGCTGTAAACAAATATGGAATTGTACGATTTTACCTCAAATGGTCTGGTACATGCTCACACACGGGTTACCGAGTTGTGTACTTGTGGCGTGAAGTACAAAATTTATTGTAGTTCGCCGGAAAACCATAAGACGTTTTCCTAATTTTAATTGTTTCATGTTTCTTTCAATTTGATTGTGTTCTCAGAACTTAAAGTCCACTACAACTACAAATGGAACGACGAGAGGTGTGACACGGCGCGGAATTACATCTGTCAAGTGACTTAGCCGTCATAGAGAAACATTGTGACAATAATAGAGCGAGAACTGCATGTATTATCGCAGCAAATATAGGAGGCAATAGACGCTAATAAGCTACG is a window encoding:
- the LOC139134193 gene encoding uncharacterized protein produces the protein MALQGSILVIFTDVLLCAQFYRVLPVTLEQVNVFSVVECAGRCNQLAACQAFAINRHTSVCQLLGDETDVVWPGGFRYFDKDSYPNKVCVSNYCATAVSPCNGNGLCEEDCGTDYHICKCYPGFIGADCSLPGTASPISPVTTIMPPLNYVGCFQDDDGTVNVKDLPYKVLTLATTMTPVLCIDHCNTEGYLFAGLQDGDECRCGNTYGRHGELATSDSCNMPCAGDASEMCGAALENSVYSTPIAPPNGTACQVDGLLFNSICYFFVTSKLLWDEAEDDCVDRLGGHLAVIDSPETQVFLEYNIMMIGHASYWFGMYLNTTTSTYMYTTGDAASYTKWFGMEPDRPNIMSCIELKVHYNYKWNDERCDTARNYICQVT